A section of the Delphinus delphis chromosome 1, mDelDel1.2, whole genome shotgun sequence genome encodes:
- the PDZK1 gene encoding Na(+)/H(+) exchange regulatory cofactor NHE-RF3 has translation MASTFNPRECKLSKQEGQSYGFSLRIEKDTDGHLVRVVEKGSPAEKAGLQDGDRVLRINGVFVDKKEHTQVVDLVRKSGNSVILLVLDGDSYEKAMKKQVDLKELGQSQASSLNDKKLPSVMNGGAQTWTQPRLCYLVKEGSSYGFSLKTVQGKKGVCMIDIKPQGVAMKAGVLAEDHLIEVNGENVEDATHEEVVEKVKKSGSRVMFLLVDKETDKHHSEQKIKFKRETASLKLLPHHPRVVEMKKGSNGYGFYLRAGPEQKGQIVKDIDSGSPAEKAGLKNNDLVVAVNGESVESLDHDSVVEMIKKGGDQTSLLVVDKETENIYKLAGFSPLLYYQNQELPNGSVKEAPVPTPAPLEVSSPDTTEEVADHKPKLCRLVKGEDGYGFHLNAIRGQPGSFVKEVQKGGPADLAGLEDEDVIIEVNGVNVLDEPYEKVVDRIQSSGKNVILLACGKKAYDYFQAKKIPIVSSMANPLDDTPDPEEGTPEEAEQDSHTAKERAHSTASHSSSNSEDTEM, from the exons ATGGCCTCCACCTTCAACCCCCGAGAATGCAAGCTGTCTAAACAGGAAGGGCAAAGCTATGGCTTCTCCCTGCGAATTGAGAAGGACACTGATGGCCACCTGGTCCGGGTGGTTGAGAAGGGTAGCCCAGCAGAGAAGGCAGGTCTCCAGGATGGAGACAGAGTTCTTAGGATCAATGGTGTCTTTGTGGACAAGAAAGAGCATACGCAG GTTGTGGATCTGGTCAGAAAAAGTGGGAATTCAGTGATTTTACTGGTCCTGGATGGGGATTCTTATGAGAAAGCTATGAAAAAACAAGTAGACTTGAAAGAGTTGGGTCAAAGTCAGGCGTCGAGTTTGAATGATAAGAAGCTGCCCTCTGTAATGAATGGAGGAGCACAGACTTGGACACAGCCACGGCTCTGCTACCTGGTGAAGGAGGGGAGTAGCTACGGCTTCTCTCTGAAAACTGTCCAAG GTAAAAAGGGAGTGTGCATGATTGATATAAAACCTCAAGGTGTGGCTATGAAAGCCGGAGTCCTGGCTGAGGATCACTTGATTGAAGTGAATGGAGAGAATGTAGAGGATGCCACCCATGAGGAGGTGGTTGAAAAG GTGAAGAAGTCCGGAAGCCGCGTCATGTTTCTGCTGGTGGACAAGGAAACTGACAAGCACCATAGTGAGCAGAAGATAAAATTCAAGAGAGAAACAGCCAGTTTGAAACTGCTACCCCACCATCCCCGGGTTGTGGAGATGAAGAAGGGAAGCAATGGCTATGGTTTCTATCTGAGGGCAGGCCCAGAACAGAAAG GTCAAATCGTTAAGGACATAGATTCCGGAAGTCCGGCAGAGAAGGCTGGCTTGAAGAACAATGACCTGGTGGTTGCTGTCAACGGCGAGTCTGTGGAGTCCCTCGATCATGACAGTGTGGTGGAAATGATTAAAAAGGGTGGAGACCAGACTTCACTGTTGGTGGTGGACAAAGAGACGGAAAACATATATAAACTG gctggcttttctccattaCTCTACTATCAAAATCAAGAACTGCCTAATGGGTCTGTCAAGGAGGCTCCAGTTCCTACTCCTGCCCCTCTGGAGGTCTCAAGCCCAGACACTACAGAGGAAGTAGCAGATCATAAGCCTAAACTCTGCAGGCTGGTCAAAGGTGAAGATGGCTATGGCTTTCACTTAAATGCGATTCGGGGTCAGCCAGGCTCATTCGTCAAAGAG GTACAGAAGGGTGGCCCTGCTGACCTGGCTGGGCTAGAGGATGAGGATGTCATCATTGAAGTGAATGGAGTGAACGTACTGGATGAGCCCTATGAGAAGGTGGTGGACAGAATCCAGAGCAGTGGCAAGAATGTCATACTCTTAGCCTGTGGAAAGAAGGCCTATGATTATTTCCAGGCTAAGAAAATCCCTATCGTTTCCTCCATGGCTAATCCACTGGATGACACCCCTGATCCTGAAGAAGGAACGCCGGAGGAAGCAGAGCAAGACTCGCACACGGCAAAAGAACGA GCCCACAGTACAGCCTCTCATTCTTCTTCCAATTCTGAAGATACAGAGATGTGA